The DNA sequence TTCATGTAAAGATAACTAAGCCTACATGGCCTGTCTCTTATTTTCCACAGCTGTAGGTAAAGATGATCAGGTGAAAAAGGATGATGCCTCTGGCCAGGAACAGAATGCCCTATTTGGGTGGGGGAAGAAGAAGGACAAAGATGGGGATAAGGTAAGAAACATACTGTTGCCATTACCTAAACCAGTTGCTTGATGAGTGTGTCAATTGTATTTCAGCCATGAATGGCAATTTGTGTGCAATTAATGCTGACAATCATACACACGCTGCATACAAAGTATTCTGACTGTATGCCAACTTCCAGAGTGTGTCCAAGGACAAATCAAAGGACCATGACAAATCAAAGGACTGTAACAAATCAAAGGACCGTAAGGACCATGACAAATCAAAGGACCATAAGGAGGACAAAGACAAGTCTAAGGAACATAAAGACAAGAAACATGGTGACAAGAAGGACAAAGGTCACAAGAAGAAAGACAAGAAGCCCAAGGAGCATAAGGACAAAGATGATGGGTCATCATCTTCCTCTTCCAGCAGCGACGAGGTAGTGCACATTAGCCTTGATTTGTTATTTCTGGTGATTGTTCCAAAGAATGTTAATATATGACTGCTATAGAATGGGGTCCAACAAGTCGTGTTGACAACCACACCCTTTGGTTCAAGGGTTACTTACTATCAAGATGGGTAAGGCCATAGAGGCTGTGCAGGTTATACCAGTTGTGTCAGTTTTTTATCAGGTTAAACGCCCTAGTTATGTAGGTGTGGTTGTTGCCATTTATAACACTTGAGACTCAGAACTTTTACTATCACATGTGGTTCCATACACTATCAGCTAGTAAAACATCATTTTAGAAACGTATCTCCTTTCGCAGTCTGTATTCATGCTACCTCTTACTGTAATGGTTCTGTTGTCGCTAGGTATATTAGTAAGACTCATAACCTTGGCCGTGCCTTACTTCAATGTAAAAGAGGAAATGGACAAGAATGCTCCGAGTTACTAGGTGTGTCTGTGAAAACAGATCAGATAGGAGAGCAATAAAAAGGTGTTACCTGCCCTACCTACCATGACAAGTGTTTATTATTAGTACATGTAATGGTTCATACTGGCACTTTAATGTGGCACATAATCACCAGGGATAGTTTTTATTAAATGTATGTCTTTTGTCATTTTTAGGATGAAGGCAAGAAGAAGCATCACTGATTCTGGTGCTGTGAGGAGGTGCTACTGCCAGTGAACTCTTACCATGCAGGCAACACTGCAGTACAAAACATTGTATTTGCTGTGTACTGTTTCCTTGTTGTTCCTGATCATGTTTTGATGTGCCAGACTGTAAAGTAGTGGTTTTACAACAGCACATTAAATAACACAACAACCAGGCTATGTGGTGGATTGTCAGACTTCTTTCCTCTGTAGTAAAAAGTCTAATGTCCACCAGAAGGGGGAGGTGTTCTTCATTGAATGTTTATTTAATATATTGAATTCAATTGCTTTGTTGAAGTTTTTTTGGATAAATTGTCCAGTTCAAAAGATTGAATTGcattaacttttgtttattttaaCACAACTTATGGGGAAAGCTCAATGTTCTTTAGTTTGAAATAAAAAGCATAAGGGTGCATATAGCCAAAGGTTTTCTCAACCGGGGATAGTGTTGGGAGTGGGACATAGGTACCGTGCATGTTACTTCAGTACATACGTATTGTATTCCAACTATGCAGAGTTAAGATGGCAGTCCATTCCTTGTCTAACCTGAATGGACGTAGTGAGCAGGTGCACTGGCCTTGAGTAAATTCATTCTACAAAAACTAACTGGGAAAAGCAACGCTGCACAAGACTGGGGTACACGAAATGCATGACATTGCAAAGCCAGGTAGTGTTTCCTTGAACACTGGCATCAATATTGAAGTGGACCTGAACTCTAAGATGGGTTGTCAGGAAAGAGGAATTAAAACATTTAACATACGGAACTTGTTCACATACTTAATATTTTATACCGGGCGGAAAAAGAAAATGGAGCGATTGCAAAATGTATCAATAAATAAAGTGTGGATGCTGCTATTGCTGTACTGTAACTCCTATCACTCTAGGCTGTATCCCTGTTGGGATGCAGAGGAGGGGAAATGAACAGATAATCACCCTGTCTTTCTAGTTGATCTAGTAAACTTGTCAGCAGAACTAGATGGTCACTTTTCATTGATGCTTTCATGGTTTATGAAGTGAAACACAAATGGTATGCTCATATGGTGTATTGGCTCCTAaactaagaaaaaaaaaaacgtcctctcactgtcaactgtgtttattttcaccaaacataacatgtaaatatttgtatgaacattagattcaacaactgagacacaaactgaacaagttccacagacatgtcactaacagaaatggaataatgtgtccctgaacaaagggggggtcaaaatgaaaagtaacagtatctggtgtggtcaccagctgcattaagtactgctgtgcatctcctcctcatggactgcaccagatttgcccgttcttgctgtgagatgttaccccactcttccaacaaagcacctgcaagttcccagacatttctggggggaatggacctagccctcaccctccaatccaacaggtcccagacgtgctcaatgggattgagatccgggctcttcgttggccatggctggtggcattgtcatgctggagggtcatgtcaggatgagcttgcaggaagggtaccacatgagggaagaggatgtcttccctgtaacacagcgTTGATATTGCCTGCaacgacaacaagctcagtccgatgatgctgtgacacaccgccccagaccatgacggaccctccacctccaaatcgctcccactccagagtacaggcctcggtgtaatgctcatccCTTCGATGATAAATGCAAATCTGACCAttatccctggtgagacaaaaccgtgactcatcagtgaagagcactctttgccagtcctgtctggtccatcgacggtgggtttgtgcccataggcaacgttgttgccggtgatgtctgatgaggacctgccttacaacaggcttacaagccctcagtccagcctattgtggacagtctgagcactgatggaggtatTGTGCGttactggtgtaactcgggcagttgttgtcatcctgtaccttTCCTGTACCGTTGtcatcctgtgcaggtgttgttacatgtggtctgccactgcgaggacaatcagctgtccgtcctgtctccctgtagcgctgtcttaggcatctcacagtctggacatggcaatttattgccctggccacatctgcagtcctcatgcctcagacacattcacacagatgagcagggaccctgggcatctttcttttgatgtttttcagtcagtagaaaggcctctttagtgtcctaagttttcataactgtgaccttaactgcctaccgtctgtaagctgttagtgtcttaatgaccgtgccacaggtgcatgttcattaattgtttatggttcattttatttattattatttttttttttaaccttagtcagttaagaacaaattcttatttacaatgacggccttaacagtgggttaactgcctgttcaggggcagaacgacagatttgtaccttgtcagctcgggggtttgaacttgcaaccttccggttactagtccaacgctctaaccactaggctaccctgccgccactaggctacccattgaacaagcatgggaaaccgtgttaaaaccctttacaatgaagatctgtgaagttatttggatttttacaaattatctttgaaagacagggtcctgaaaaagggacgtttctttttttgctgagtttatatatatatatttattttttaaattgtacctttatttaaccaggtaggctagttgaaaacaagttctcatttacaactgtgacctggtcaagataaagcaacgcagtgcgacacaaacaacaacacagagttacacatggaataaacaaacatgcagtcaataacacaatagaaaaagtctatatacagtgtgtgcaaataaggtaggataagggaggtaaggcaataaataggccatagtggtgaaataattacaatattgcaattaaacactggagtgataaatgtacAGATATACATTCTCACACTTGTGTCAAATGAATTTAAGAATAACTCAAGGATTAGATATCTGTACCTAAAGTCAGGAGTGACAGACATATTCTTTGGAAACGCTGCCAACAACCCCAGGCAGTACGGAAGAGCTGGTTGAAGCGCTGGCCCTTGTCAtgccttctcctcttctctcatacATTTTGAATTTCTAAAGTCTAAAAAGTTGAATAAGAGAAAAAGTATTCATCAAATGTTTGTCTACTAAGCCTTGACAGATTAAAACATATAAAAGTAATGTAAATCTATATTTGGACCAGAAGTGCTCAGGCTCTATGCATGCAGTGTTTAGTGAGACACAGGGAGTATTTTGTGCTGAGCTGTGGTGAGATCACATTTTGTTCAAGAGAACACATTGGCAGTAGCCTCCCTTTGagagctgttgttctgtgatGCTGGCTCTCTAATATGGGCAGTGGTGACAAAGACAACTGTGTTGGGCTTGAAAAACAACTAAACAGTGTTGGTTTGCTGTTACATGCATGCAGAAGACAACTTTTTGAAATTGAATTTGGCTTAAACTTTCTGAAAAGCTTGTCACTTCTGCAGAATTAAGATGTGCATGAAAGCTGGAGCATTCAATCAAACAAAACTTGCAATAATCCAGATAAATGGTAACCTGGCAAGTCCATAGACTTTATTTACTTGATATCAGCTTTTATTCAGCACGTGCATTGCATTGTATGCATAATGCATTACATCCGTACACATTGGAGCTGGCTTGGAGCTGGCAGCCGTAcagttgctttttttttttttttacaccagaGGGGGGCATTACTACCTCTAGTCTAGACCGGCGTCACTGGTCTCCTGGCAACAGCCCGGGCGAGTTCTCGATCAACGTTCCAAATAGAATGCTGTACAGAAAAGGAGTGCATGTTTCGCGTTGAGAAACATGGGCCAGCCTTGTACAAGAAGAAACAACTACCCTCCAAGAAAGTGTACTGTTTCATGTCTTCTATAAATGTGTATCTACAACAACAAGACTGCCGACAATTTTCAGAACGTGCGTAAATTAATTTAAGGTAAAATACCAAGTGCTGTCAGCAGGCAAAATAGTGCAAGAGTGTGCGACCAACAACAAACAAATAACAGTGAACTACGAAAAGATAGGACGACCAAGAAGAAGCAAAGGTTTGGGGTGGTGGTAGGCTATGAGGAGATGCAACATTTTGTTACTCTTTCGACTTTTAGAAaattaaacattttgttttgCGACGTTAAACGCATCTGATTATTGCGTAAACCACTGGGACTGTATTCATGTATACTGTTTCGAGAGACCGTCACTTTCCATCAAATAAACTGTGAAATAACGATTTATTTCATCAAGGCGGCACACAAAACGACTTGCCAAGTAGTTACGAACCATGATGAAATTCCATAATTCGGACCTATGGATTGCTTGGCTGGTTTCATTTTGCATGGAAGGTAAGACAGTTATTTATTACTTGAAACCGTTTTTAGGCCTAGATACTTGAGTGACATTAAACTGTCCCTGCCAGTCTAACACCATGACAAAATGTGATGGAAAAAATAATTTACCACTATTGACATTCATTTGAACAAACATAAAACCGGACTACacgactttttttttttttttacatgagatGTTGTATTATATCAATGTGGTCATAAGTAAGTGATTGGGATACAATATTGCATTTATGTAATCTAAGATTGCAATATAGGCGACTATGGAATTACAATTGTGCCATGGAAGCAACCTCGCCAAGAGCGCATGCCATGCTTACGTTTGATCCTTCCCTTAATATATTTGAATCTCTCTGTAAATCCCCTCCATTTCAGCACAATCTAAAGCAATGATTTAGAATTACTTTGCTTAAATAGTTTTTCACATATCGCATGAAAATCACTTTTGATTGTTTTCATATGCACACGATGTGCGTTGTTTTGAAACATCGGACAGGGAGCCCAAATCTTTATTCTCTGTTATTGCCAATGCCATGGATACGGACTGAAACATGTAGTGGAATATTCAGTGTTTGTCTGAGATAGAAACGAAGATCCGTCCAGACGACAAAAGGGTTGCATCCAATAATCCGCGCGATTAAGAGCACTCGATTCCCTGTGACGACGCGCCCTGGCCGCCTTGTCGTTGTGGCTGTACAACCTCATAAGAAGTTTTCAGAATATATAGATGGGAACTAGGCGGGGGTAGACGACAATAATATACAAAGTAATCTTTATATTACAACAAAGTATGTGCAGAACAAGTTGAAATGACCAATGCTTGTGTAATATATTCCCAATATGAACCTGCACCCTCTGAACCCTTCTCCCTCACATGGTTGTGTATCACAGATAAGTGTCACTTTGAATTCTGGTTTGATCCAATTGAGTGCTAGGTATTTAACATAACACTATACTTTGCTATATGTTGTGTGCGATGTCTGATGTCATCCCTATTAAatagtggacagagacagagcatcCTTCTCCCCATCCCATCCAAGTCTACTCCTGTAATCAGGGTCTCACTTTATCTGCTCTGTACTTAAAGTGATCCAGTGGAAAATGCAAGAGTTCAAAGGGTGAGGTGCAGCAGTTCTCCCTTGTACTCCAAAGAGATGACCGTGAGTGGTTCGTACTGTACAATGTATCCAAAGAAGACACATGACTGAACACAAGTTGTTGATTTACTTTTCAAATATGTCCTCTTTCTATCTAGGTGTTTGTCTCTAAATACAGTGAACTGGCAATAGATGTCTTCTTGTTTCTGCTGTATATTGATATTGACCTCCCTTGGGTGCAATGTGCATCTCAGGCATCATCACTCAGTTATGTGAATTGATCTGATCAACTCATTATCAACTCCCTGAGTTAAGTCTCTAGTATGGTGAAGCTAGCTCTGTTGATATGGTACTACTGGTTTGTTGGGGTAAAGTGTtcgggtgaagaggagagatacAGTGCACTCTATTGGCCCGCATTACTTCAGCgtcacttcccactgggcacaaactggttgaatcaacgttgtttccatgtcatttcaatgaaattatgttgaaccaatgtggaatagacattgaattgatgtctgtgcccagtgggttgtctccccgtgctgtgctgtgctgtgctgtggtaTCTCTTTAGCTGACTGTGGCCGTTAGTTTCCGCTAGATCTCCCCTGTGTCTGGGAGAAACCGTGTCACAAGGGAACTCTCTCCACACAAGTGACGCCGGACATAGTCCCCTTCACACTGTCGAGTTCACTGAAAGTCCCTTCAAACTGTCAGCCTTAGTTGGAAAAGTAGCCTGTCCTCAAGCCTTCCAACATAAATGTTGCATTCCTGTCAATTAGCTAaggccagagagacagagtacaTACATTCAGATACATGCAGAGCACAAAGTGATGCAGAAAaagttttatgttaaaacatttttttttcagaGCTGGTTCAAGGGACTTTTAAAAGGACAGAATAAATGGTGGATTGGTTCTGCTTGTGAAATGATGCCCAGGGCCATACCCAGAGTGTGTCTCTCCGTGGCCGGCTCTAAAGATTTCACTAGATAGCTGGAGGGCTGGAGAACCAATCCGGCATGCTGATCAATTCTGCAAATTAAATTCATCTGAAGTGGTATCCCTGAACTTTTCAACTAGTTGTTGTTGAATATAATGCATTTTAAATTGCCCGGTTCCACCAGTGCCCCGATGTAGTGGCTTCTCGTTTGAAGTTCTCCGCACCCCATGAGTTAAATGCTGTGTTGGGAAGATGAAGAGTCGGCCAAGGCGAGACGTTAAAAAAAAAGCAGCAATGGAAAAACTCATAATAGCAGTAAGGTACTTTACCTGCATCAATTTAACACTGATTTCTTGGCAATAAGAGTTTCAATGCAGGGACTGTAAGCTTTAACCCTCCAGACATCAACAGGCATTCAGAAATACCATAACCCGGGCaaaaagtaggggtgttaaccgGTGTCTTGGCTGAATTTACTATCCTGGCCCCTCATAATGCCATGGCCGATTTCCTCTACACGGGTCATTTAGAATAAGTTCAATCAATTTACCTGCCAAAATCGAGGTAAACGAATAGAACAGAATTGAACAGATAAATACGACTGACATGGCAGAGGAATCTCTGAAAAGAGAAGCACTCGGGTGAGAGAGCTGGGAAAGCCGTGctcaatacaaaacacacaaTCTCTGTAATCATCTGTGGTCCTTCAGGATGAGTCTCCCTTCTAAATGATATTGAATATATGATTTCAATAATCAATTATTCTTTAAAAACACATTAGAGTACGATTTATACATTAAATACGTGCTGAAATCATTTGTGTTTTCTCTGGAAAATGTATGCGAAAATAAAAATGTTCATCACTAAAAAGGAGCAGCTGGAATGTGTGTAGGACAGATGGATGTTTCCACCTCGGTTATTTTAAAGCTAAAAATATCTTCTCAAAAATTAAAAGACCTTTGGGACTACTTGCAAAGTGCATGAGCGACAGAGATGAGCTAGGAGGACAAGCCTTCAAAAGACGACTGTGATAGCTGGTTTTGGGGAAATGTATAAATTAATGACAGAGAtatttgagagagcgagagataccaCTGGCAGCCTGCTCAGGACACACTAACAGCACCCAAAAGAGAAGCTTGAGGCGATTTGAGCCGAGGTCATGCCAACCACCTCAGTGCAATGTTTGGTTATGGCTGCTTGGATTTGGCGGTTTGGTAGCTTAGCTGTTCAGGGCGTGGTGCCAcaaaccaaaaggtcgctggttcaaatccccaagctgacaaggtgaaaaaatctgccgatgtgcccttgagaaagGAACTTAAccgtaattgctcctgtaagtcgtcctggataagagtgtctgctaaatgactaaaatgtcaatctCATTAGTGTCATCAAACTAAGCTGTGAGAATACACACATTTTAATTGAATAGAGATCGGAGAGAGTTTGTGTCAGAAGGGAAGTGGATTCGAACCCTTGCTGAGACAGTATATGTGTTCTGAAGGTtgtggctctaaccactagactgcaCGCATACGATATGAGCAGGGTTGGGAAGTAACGTAATCCGtaacatgtaagggattacaaaaaaaaaggtaactgttacattaccagcaaaaatattgtaatcagattagatACTTTTGAAAgactagatgattacttcaatgacttttaaattcagaaaggagtTTTGCTAAAAcaaatctttgacacttctctgttttctcattgacattcaaatcagcattgaaaaaaggcgcacgtttaaatttgttccacctgagagtctgaccacaaatcaaaaaccactatgatgacacaccaaatgagtttgatggatcgtgggaaagagcaggaataggcttttgtaggctacagtccaagctatgtcttccaatggtgcgactgctgtcagcatccaaagattatccaatttgAAAATACGCTTGGAGCTAAGGATGACTGCAGTGATGTAGTCTACGGCGATATGCATATCActcattattgatatctacatagcgcattgatgtgaatcacactgctgctttctcatttagctatttgcgcctcatggattgtggttgttgtggatggccaTTCACAAATCGAAATGTGTAtctgaacccaataatggttgaattcaagaagtttaagctgcctatcaatcattgtttttgaaaccagtggacagacaatgaaaaatgcgctcttgcaatAGCTGCATAGCGCGGATCCCAGCCGATAGAATAAACTTTTTctttttattgctcaatctaattcaacTACAGATCGCCCTTTTAAGTCTATCACCATGAATTAGAtatatatctaatatatatatatatatacacaattgaagtcagaagtttacatacactttagccaaatatattaatctcagtttttccctattcctgacattcaatcccagtaaaaattccctgtcttatgtcagttaggatcaccactttactttcggaatgtgaaatgtcagaataatagtagagagaatgatttatttcagctttaatttatttaatcactttcccagtgggtcagaagtttacatacactcaataagtatttggtagcattgcctttaaattgtttaacttgggtcaaacgtttcaggtagccttccacaagcttcccacaataagttgggtgaattttggtcattcctcctgacagagctggtgtaactgagtcaggtttgtaggcctccttgctcgcacaaccTTTTTCAATTCCGCCCTCAAAtaaattttctataggtttgaggtcagggctttgtgatggccactccaaaaccttgactttgttgtccttaagctattttgccacaactttggaagtatgcttggggtcattatccatctggaagacccatttgcgaccaagctttaacttcctgactgatgtcttgagatgttgcttgaatttatccacataattttcctgcctcatgaagccatcaattttgtgaagagcaatagtccctcctgcagcaaagcacccccacaacatgatgttgccacccccgtgcttcacaggtgggatggtgttctttggctttgcaagcctccccctttttcctccaaacataacgatggccagtatggccaaacagttctatttttgtttcatcagaccagaggacatttctccaaaaagtacgatctttgtccccatgttcagttgcaaactgtagtctggcttttttatggaggttttggagcagtggcttcttccttgctgagctgcctttcaggttatgtcgatataggatttgttttcctgtggatatagatacttttgtacctgtttcctccagcatcttcacaaggtcctttgctgttattctgtgattgattttcacttttcgcaccaaagtacgttcatctctaggagacagaacgcgtctccttcctgagcggtatgatggctgcgtggtcccatggtgtttatccttgcgtactgttgtttgtacagatgaacgtggtacctgcaggcatttggaaattgctcccaaggatgaaccagacttgtggagatctacaatccatttttctgaggtcttggctgatttcttttgattttcccatgatgtcaagcaaagaagcactgagtttgaaggtaggccttgaaatacatccacaggtacacctccaatgactcaaattatgtcaattagtctatcagaggcttctaaagccatgacataattttctggaattctccaagatgttaaaaggcacagtcaacttagtgtatgtaaacttctgacccactggaattgtgatacagtgaattataagtgaaataatctgtctgtaaacaattgttggaaaaatgacttgtgtcatgcaaaaggtagatgtcctaaccgacatgccaaaactatactttgttaacaagaaaattgtggtGTTTGaaacacttagtttggagtcattaaaactagtttatgtaaacttccgatttcaactgtatatattgattcttgaagaatataagtTATAAATCCTTCATGAGCTTAGTTctactgtcacactccatgagaacccaaagtATTAgtttgtttttctccaatgtttgtaaacattgtaaatgtaaacaaacgctATATAACCTCATAACATGGTTCAAACAATACTTTTGATACCATGgacggtcagtccttgcatccatagctctgtctattaatctgagagtggttacatttctccaggcccatccctcagtttattaccaaaacagaggcggggcaactgttttgttattgtttcatctgtggaattgccctttaaacAGCCTCATATTACCAAGATAagaaaatgtcgccaacaaaaaggtagacaataggcctatagcaaaagcagcatatggcattcatttttcacatgtaaatggCACTTTTCAGTCGTGCTTAAAGCATGCCAgtccatgagcgcagcatttatttttcaactcggaTCAATGAGCCCAGTCAGTCCTCAataacaacaaaatcataaacaacagagtagggctggctaataagtccttagttttggggttatgctcagataaaacaatttggctaatcaaTACTTCCATGtttcctattcttgaagatcaaggggtataacatttattggaatggctggaattctgatagactttgggttttaatgtaaagatatcatttatgtatatgtagtatgtagtagaaagcgatgggttagaagatgCCTACTTAACAAACCCATAAAGTAAAAGGTAacatatggccagctatgtaaactttaacatggatttatcctgcaatagatgtcgttcaattggtaaaatacattttttgtcctTTTCTAAAGCCTCTTAAggagaaagtaatctaaaagtaacttaatgtaatcagattatgttactgaCTTTGGGTAATCCAGAAGTTACATTaccgattacaattttggacatgtaacttgtaactgtaacggattacattgagaaagtaacctacccaaccctgggtATGATCGTACTGCCACAACTTCCTGTTGTGAAACTGTTGGGAATAACTTTCTGTTGTGACACTGTTgtgagtgaggagagggacacaTCTGTCGTTCACACACTAACCTGTCTTTAATGTGGATTTCCTGTCCCTGTGCGTTGCTCCCAGGGTTTATGCATCTTTTAGGCGGATGTTGCCCTGCTGTAGTAGCATCCTGAGAATGGCCTCAACTTGCAGTTTTGATTTTCGGCTTCAGTGGCTTGAAATTTGATGGCATTGCAGGGGAGGGTTTAGAAATGTTCCTTGTCTATCTATCTGTAATACAGAAAAAGTCTTGTATCATGCTTTATGAAGATGGCTAATTTAGTGCTGTACCTTGGTTCTCCATTTTAACACCAATGTAAAATGTAAAGCTTGCATGGCAAGCGTTTTAAAGCTATCATTAAACCTCCCAGGTGCAGTTATTATGCATAAGCCACATTCTATAACATTCAAACCTACAACACCCATAAGACACCTTGCCTCCTTGTGCGTTAGCCTATTATAATCCTCCAACAGTGTCTGATAGAGGATTATTATGTATCAGGGCATTAGCAAGGATTGTTTGTTTATAAACCGACGGGTCAGGGGAATCAATGGGTCAGAAGGTATAGTGTGCTCTAATTCCCTTTGGCATGGCAGTGAGTGAGCATCCCAGAGGTTTAATGCTCTCCTGCCCTGGTATGACCACATAGCTGCTGTAATCCACCTCACATACTGGCCACCAACCAGCATCACTTTATGTTTGTATAGTGTTTGCATGTG is a window from the Oncorhynchus tshawytscha isolate Ot180627B linkage group LG14, Otsh_v2.0, whole genome shotgun sequence genome containing:
- the LOC112266832 gene encoding putative uncharacterized protein DDB_G0292636 isoform X1, which codes for MDFDLASAVGKDDQVKKDDASGQEQNALFGWGKKKDKDGDKSVSKDKSKDHDKSKDCNKSKDRKDHDKSKDHKEDKDKSKEHKDKKHGDKKDKGHKKKDKKPKEHKDKDDGSSSSSSSSDEDEGKKKHH
- the LOC112266832 gene encoding putative uncharacterized protein DDB_G0292636 isoform X2, whose translation is MEGVDQAVGKDDQVKKDDASGQEQNALFGWGKKKDKDGDKSVSKDKSKDHDKSKDCNKSKDRKDHDKSKDHKEDKDKSKEHKDKKHGDKKDKGHKKKDKKPKEHKDKDDGSSSSSSSSDEDEGKKKHH